In Kordia antarctica, the following proteins share a genomic window:
- a CDS encoding CHAT domain-containing protein, with protein sequence MRILFFIFFLCSSFQYIAGQTIHRDSILNVLGEYASNYDAENLLRLSREVENYNIGNSLADSLFRANVLFFKAEAISYSGNLLATRKAYEDVIEMCTNSEEGTILKILTIRESNSIELLKGLNIIAYKKSKKANSLLDQVKNMPPPILLAIYNDLAIHSKSFGENTIASSYREKSQKVFNENEHQLTYLTKNNYYGSVLDFYKDTNVDESVLIEAFNKHKKLYESDLANSESETLTIPSYLLSQTKMGEFYLYRLKNGQKNSAEKALSYLNAVLANEKQNNVIDHYKKIAWYLKNEVLLIQNKLKEALDSNNKLIDFSREKESRMGYNRAQRIHILLRLNKVEEARKEVFKMGLIFHSVDENLKKDFSNFSPFQILEYVSIFLNLSDDFKKYGDSNAETKKVIAQLNKLALIQFKNSIDNKLTTPKIRKLFERIISNFIKIKIKGSGTGHGMTTPELLEAIENIENTLDWQEFLQNREVSEFAFVDDYNYEEATLRSEMVKARKKKQDSTILGLKLKLEQLKANFKEQYPNHSKLALSDFKIADFQDKLKMNEVVLRYENLQDSLYVFVIHKNDVQLLSLGASEAISTQINTYVSNISNRKNSDEISKKLYKQLIPTSALSFEHLNIVPDNYLFKLPFETLKNSTNAYLIEDKTIIYTPYLSLLQHNTIVDVDTENQQNSNLMIFTPSYEEISNEPIAELVRGNEYRLNGAKKESELLADLFENATFSDYSATKKNFKKHAPNAQLLHLSMHASVDLVTPELSYLLFTEGNSDNKLYIEELYGMNLKADMAVLSACSTGDGVLDVKKGMISLHRAFTHAGVPTTVASLWEAPDTATQKIMVQFYKELKAGKTKAKALQLAKLQYLKTTDDANLKTPFYWAGFVINGTNNPITFLSSETNYVVWIVLGIGIVLLFLIWFRKRNKKATKR encoded by the coding sequence ATGCGCATACTTTTCTTCATTTTCTTTCTATGTAGCTCTTTTCAATATATAGCTGGTCAAACAATACATAGAGATAGCATTTTAAATGTTTTGGGAGAATATGCATCAAATTACGATGCTGAAAACTTGCTGCGTCTGAGTAGAGAAGTTGAAAATTATAACATAGGAAACTCATTGGCTGACAGCTTATTTAGAGCAAACGTATTATTTTTTAAAGCAGAAGCCATTAGCTATTCAGGAAATTTATTAGCGACACGAAAAGCATACGAAGATGTAATTGAAATGTGTACAAATTCAGAAGAAGGCACGATATTAAAAATACTAACAATCAGAGAAAGTAACAGTATTGAATTATTGAAAGGCTTAAACATTATTGCTTATAAAAAATCAAAAAAAGCAAACTCATTATTAGATCAGGTTAAAAACATGCCGCCGCCAATATTGTTGGCTATTTACAATGATTTGGCTATACATTCCAAAAGTTTTGGAGAAAATACGATTGCCAGCTCATATAGAGAAAAATCGCAAAAGGTTTTTAATGAGAATGAACATCAATTAACTTATTTAACGAAAAATAATTATTATGGTTCCGTTTTAGATTTTTATAAAGATACGAACGTTGATGAAAGCGTACTAATTGAAGCTTTTAATAAACATAAAAAGCTATATGAAAGCGATTTAGCTAATTCAGAATCAGAAACACTTACGATTCCTTCCTATCTTTTATCGCAAACCAAAATGGGAGAATTTTATCTCTATCGATTAAAAAATGGGCAAAAAAACAGTGCAGAAAAAGCGCTTTCCTATTTGAATGCTGTATTGGCAAACGAGAAGCAAAACAATGTAATTGATCATTATAAAAAAATAGCTTGGTACTTAAAAAATGAAGTATTACTGATTCAAAATAAATTAAAAGAAGCATTAGATAGCAATAATAAACTTATCGATTTCTCTAGAGAAAAAGAAAGTAGAATGGGTTATAATAGAGCGCAACGGATTCATATATTACTTCGCCTAAACAAAGTTGAAGAAGCACGAAAAGAAGTCTTTAAAATGGGTTTAATATTTCATTCAGTAGACGAAAATCTAAAAAAAGACTTTTCTAATTTTTCTCCATTTCAAATACTAGAATATGTGTCGATTTTTCTAAACTTATCAGATGATTTTAAGAAATATGGAGATTCGAATGCGGAAACAAAAAAAGTGATTGCTCAGTTGAATAAACTCGCATTAATTCAATTCAAAAATTCCATTGATAACAAACTAACGACGCCTAAAATTAGGAAATTATTTGAACGTATAATTTCCAATTTCATAAAAATAAAAATAAAAGGATCTGGCACGGGTCATGGAATGACAACTCCTGAGCTTCTGGAAGCTATAGAAAACATAGAAAACACCTTAGATTGGCAAGAATTTTTACAAAACAGAGAAGTTTCAGAATTTGCTTTTGTTGACGATTATAATTATGAAGAAGCGACGCTTAGAAGTGAAATGGTAAAAGCTAGAAAGAAAAAACAAGATAGTACCATTTTAGGGCTCAAATTGAAATTAGAGCAACTAAAGGCGAATTTTAAAGAGCAATATCCGAATCATTCTAAATTAGCTTTATCAGATTTTAAGATTGCTGATTTTCAAGATAAATTGAAAATGAATGAAGTTGTCTTACGGTATGAAAATCTTCAAGATTCATTGTATGTTTTTGTAATTCATAAAAATGACGTTCAACTTTTATCACTTGGCGCTTCTGAAGCTATTTCAACACAAATAAATACATATGTTTCCAATATTTCAAACAGAAAAAATAGCGATGAAATTTCAAAAAAATTATATAAACAATTAATTCCTACATCAGCACTTTCGTTTGAACATCTAAATATTGTGCCAGATAATTACTTATTTAAACTTCCGTTTGAAACATTAAAAAATAGTACAAATGCCTATTTAATTGAAGATAAAACAATTATTTACACGCCATATCTTTCGCTATTACAACACAATACGATTGTAGATGTTGACACTGAAAATCAGCAGAATTCCAATCTTATGATTTTTACGCCTTCGTATGAAGAAATTTCAAATGAACCAATAGCCGAACTTGTAAGAGGAAATGAATATCGCTTGAATGGCGCCAAAAAAGAATCTGAATTACTTGCCGATTTATTTGAAAATGCTACGTTTTCCGATTATTCCGCCACGAAAAAAAATTTTAAAAAACATGCGCCAAATGCACAATTATTACATTTATCAATGCATGCAAGCGTAGATCTTGTAACGCCTGAACTCAGTTATCTTTTATTTACAGAAGGCAACTCCGACAATAAATTATATATCGAAGAATTGTATGGTATGAATTTAAAAGCCGATATGGCAGTTTTGAGCGCTTGCAGTACTGGAGATGGCGTTTTAGACGTAAAAAAAGGAATGATTTCGCTCCATCGAGCGTTTACACATGCTGGAGTTCCAACAACAGTTGCCAGCTTATGGGAAGCTCCTGATACTGCAACTCAGAAAATTATGGTTCAGTTTTACAAAGAATTAAAAGCAGGGAAAACAAAAGCAAAAGCGTTACAATTGGCAAAACTTCAATATTTAAAAACAACCGATGATGCCAACCTGAAAACTCCTTTTTATTGGGCTGGTTTTGTCATTAATGGAACTAATAATCCTATAACTTTCCTAAGTTCTGAAACCAACTATGTAGTATGGATTGTACTTGGAATCGGTATTGTTTTGCTGTTCCTAATTTGGTTTCGCAAAAGAAATAAAAAAGCAACAAAAAGGTAA
- the bshB1 gene encoding bacillithiol biosynthesis deacetylase BshB1 has protein sequence MKLDILAIGAHPDDVELGCGATIAKEISKGKKVGILDLTRGELGSRGSADLRDIEAINAAKILGVSVRENVAFADGFFINDKEHQLEIIKMIRKYQPEIVLCNAIDDRHIDHGKGSQLVSDACFLSGLIKIETKLDGKSQGKWRPKHVYHYIQWKNLEPDFVVDVSGFIDKKQDAVMAYSSQFYDPNSNEVETPITSKNFIDSINYRARDLGRLIGVEYAEGFTVERYVAVDSISDLI, from the coding sequence ATGAAGTTAGACATATTAGCCATTGGCGCGCATCCTGATGATGTAGAATTAGGTTGTGGCGCAACGATTGCTAAAGAAATTTCCAAAGGAAAAAAAGTAGGTATTCTCGATTTGACTCGTGGCGAATTAGGTTCGCGCGGTTCCGCAGATTTACGTGATATTGAAGCGATAAATGCTGCGAAAATTTTAGGTGTTTCTGTTAGAGAAAATGTAGCTTTTGCTGATGGGTTTTTCATAAATGATAAAGAACATCAATTGGAAATCATTAAGATGATTCGCAAATATCAACCAGAAATTGTGTTGTGTAATGCTATTGATGATCGCCATATTGATCACGGAAAAGGAAGTCAGCTCGTAAGTGATGCTTGTTTTTTAAGTGGATTGATAAAAATTGAAACTAAACTCGATGGAAAATCACAAGGAAAGTGGCGACCAAAACATGTATATCATTACATTCAATGGAAAAACTTGGAACCCGATTTCGTAGTTGATGTTTCAGGATTTATAGATAAAAAGCAAGATGCTGTGATGGCGTACAGTTCACAATTCTATGATCCGAACAGTAACGAAGTAGAAACGCCTATAACGAGCAAAAACTTCATTGATAGTATAAACTACCGTGCAAGAGATTTAGGTCGTTTAATCGGCGTAGAATACGCTGAAGGTTTCACGGTGGAACGTTACGTTGCCGTAGATTCAATTTCAGATTTAATTTAA
- a CDS encoding S41 family peptidase, with protein MNKLLICVLALLLFINCKQNANAQEAAATGKFNLNFEKNDLNETLPDNWLQWGKFDVKKDSVAHAGKFAGKVNSGSEKGAFSSIAYKIPANYEGKSIRLEGYMKTENVVGYSGLLLRVDGNGKSLVFDNMAKQKIQGTNDWKKYSITLAYPEEAEIIYVAGLVSGEGTAWFDDFVVTIDGKDIQTLKERKPKVFKARLDTIFDKGSNIKFPVLNKENSTNLELLGKVWGFLKYYHPEVGKGNYNWDYELFRVLPTYLKVENAVERNQVLIGWIEKLGKVDICKTCDATKEDAFLKPDMAWIDAAGFNTILKEKLTYIYKNRFQGKHYYIKPAKNIGNPDFINEQAYKEMEYPDAGFRLLALYRYWNMIHYFFPYKYLSDKDWNTTLKEYVPKFVDAKSELDYELATVQIIGDVQDTHAGLWGNDDKMEAMFGENQAPFKAKFIENKLVVIKYYNPEYEEVSKLKVGDIITHIDGKTVETLKKDVYKYHTASNETVKDRSIASTVLRSPKTEITIDYISNGKTKKHNLTLYKRKSLKLYGVDTTAKCYKMLAGNIGYVTLENIKDEDISEIKKMFKNTKGIIIDIRNYPSTFVPFKLGSYFVSKPTSFVKFTEMNVQNPGEFNFLEGPKIPNETETYAGKLVVLVNEQSQSQSEYTAMAFRAGDNTTIVGSTTAGADGNVTFIYLPGGLRTAISGLGIYYPNGGETQRIGIIPDVEVKPTIKGIQQGKDEVLEKAIEIIRKEE; from the coding sequence ATGAATAAACTACTAATTTGTGTACTTGCTTTACTACTATTTATAAATTGTAAACAAAATGCAAATGCACAAGAAGCTGCTGCAACGGGAAAATTCAATCTTAATTTTGAGAAAAATGACTTGAATGAAACATTGCCAGATAATTGGCTTCAATGGGGAAAATTTGATGTAAAAAAAGATAGCGTTGCACATGCTGGAAAATTTGCTGGAAAAGTTAATTCTGGATCAGAAAAAGGTGCTTTTAGTAGTATTGCATATAAAATTCCAGCGAATTATGAAGGTAAATCAATTCGACTTGAAGGGTATATGAAAACCGAAAATGTTGTAGGATATTCAGGATTGTTATTACGCGTTGACGGAAATGGAAAATCGTTGGTTTTTGACAATATGGCTAAACAGAAAATTCAAGGAACAAACGATTGGAAAAAATATTCAATTACGTTGGCATATCCCGAAGAAGCAGAAATCATTTATGTAGCGGGACTTGTTAGTGGAGAAGGAACCGCATGGTTTGATGATTTTGTAGTTACCATTGATGGGAAAGATATTCAAACACTTAAAGAAAGAAAACCGAAAGTTTTTAAAGCACGATTAGACACCATATTTGATAAAGGTTCTAACATTAAATTTCCAGTATTAAACAAAGAAAATAGTACCAATTTAGAACTCTTAGGAAAAGTTTGGGGATTTTTAAAGTATTATCATCCAGAAGTTGGAAAAGGAAATTACAATTGGGATTATGAATTGTTTCGTGTATTGCCAACATATCTAAAGGTTGAAAATGCTGTTGAAAGAAATCAAGTGCTGATCGGTTGGATTGAAAAACTAGGAAAAGTTGACATTTGTAAAACATGTGATGCAACTAAAGAAGACGCTTTTCTAAAACCCGATATGGCTTGGATTGATGCTGCTGGATTTAACACAATACTAAAAGAAAAATTAACGTACATCTACAAAAACAGATTTCAAGGGAAACATTATTATATAAAACCTGCTAAAAACATTGGAAATCCAGATTTCATCAATGAGCAAGCGTATAAAGAAATGGAATATCCTGATGCTGGTTTCCGATTGTTGGCATTGTACAGGTATTGGAATATGATTCATTATTTCTTCCCGTATAAATATCTTTCTGACAAAGATTGGAATACAACACTTAAAGAATATGTTCCAAAATTTGTCGATGCAAAAAGTGAACTTGATTATGAATTGGCAACGGTTCAAATTATTGGTGATGTACAAGATACACATGCTGGTTTATGGGGAAATGATGATAAAATGGAAGCAATGTTTGGTGAAAACCAAGCACCATTTAAAGCAAAGTTTATTGAAAACAAATTAGTCGTTATTAAATATTACAATCCAGAATACGAAGAAGTTTCAAAACTAAAAGTAGGAGACATTATTACGCATATTGATGGTAAAACAGTTGAAACATTAAAAAAAGATGTATATAAATATCATACAGCTTCTAACGAAACCGTAAAAGATAGAAGTATTGCGAGTACAGTTTTGCGTTCGCCCAAAACAGAAATTACAATTGATTATATTTCCAATGGAAAAACGAAAAAACATAATCTTACGCTTTATAAACGTAAAAGTTTGAAGCTTTATGGAGTTGATACGACAGCGAAATGTTATAAAATGTTAGCAGGAAATATTGGCTACGTTACACTTGAAAATATTAAGGATGAAGACATTTCTGAGATTAAAAAAATGTTTAAAAACACCAAAGGAATTATTATTGATATTCGTAATTATCCATCTACGTTTGTGCCGTTTAAATTAGGAAGTTATTTTGTTTCAAAACCAACATCTTTTGTGAAGTTTACAGAAATGAATGTTCAAAATCCTGGGGAATTCAATTTCTTGGAAGGTCCAAAAATTCCAAATGAAACCGAAACGTATGCAGGGAAATTGGTTGTTTTAGTTAATGAACAATCGCAAAGTCAATCAGAATATACGGCAATGGCATTTAGAGCAGGAGACAATACAACTATTGTTGGAAGTACAACTGCTGGCGCAGATGGAAATGTGACTTTTATTTATTTGCCAGGCGGATTGCGCACGGCTATTTCTGGACTTGGTATTTACTATCCAAATGGTGGCGAAACACAGCGAATTGGAATTATACCTGATGTTGAAGTAAAACCAACGATAAAAGGCATTCAACAAGGAAAAGATGAAGTATTAGAAAAAGCAATCGAAATTATTCGGAAAGAGGAATAG
- a CDS encoding trans-sulfuration enzyme family protein has product MKKNNIGLNTVCTHIGEVKDEQFKGAVSPLYMSSSYAFDDVEVKRYPRYFNTPNQEALSKKVAALEHTEAAIIFGSGMAAVSTSLLAFLHKGDHIVLQNALYGGTMNLVLEEFHKYGIEYTFTKSLDVKDFKKAIKKNTKVIYIETPSNPLLKITDIRKVAKLAKKNNIVTMIDNTFASPVNQLPGTMGIDIMIHSATKYFGGHSDILAGAVAASAEHINQIFQLGKNLGGSLSDFTVWMLERSMKTLGIRVKEQNKNALKLANYLEKHESVAKVYYPGLKSHADYELAKSQMSGFGGMLSFELKPEYNVSKFFKSLKMIKPSMSLAGVESTMLSPTKTSHALLTPEEREKQGIADGLIRFSVGIEDKKDIISDINQAIKKSKKK; this is encoded by the coding sequence ATGAAAAAAAATAATATAGGATTAAATACAGTTTGTACGCATATTGGCGAAGTGAAAGATGAACAGTTTAAAGGTGCAGTTTCGCCACTTTATATGAGCAGTTCATATGCGTTTGATGATGTTGAAGTAAAGCGTTATCCGCGATATTTTAATACGCCAAACCAAGAAGCATTAAGCAAAAAAGTAGCCGCTTTGGAACATACGGAAGCTGCCATTATTTTTGGAAGCGGAATGGCTGCGGTAAGCACAAGTTTATTAGCGTTTTTGCACAAAGGCGATCATATTGTATTGCAAAATGCATTGTATGGCGGCACGATGAATTTGGTGTTGGAAGAATTTCACAAATACGGAATTGAATACACATTTACGAAAAGTTTGGATGTGAAAGACTTCAAAAAGGCGATCAAAAAGAATACAAAAGTAATTTATATAGAAACGCCTTCGAATCCGTTATTGAAAATTACGGACATTCGGAAAGTTGCCAAGCTTGCTAAGAAAAACAACATTGTCACAATGATTGATAATACGTTTGCAAGTCCTGTAAATCAATTACCTGGAACAATGGGAATTGATATTATGATTCATAGTGCGACTAAATATTTTGGCGGACATAGTGATATATTGGCTGGTGCAGTTGCCGCTTCCGCAGAACATATAAATCAGATATTCCAATTAGGAAAAAACCTTGGAGGAAGCTTAAGTGATTTTACGGTTTGGATGTTGGAAAGAAGCATGAAAACGTTGGGAATTAGAGTGAAAGAACAAAATAAAAATGCATTGAAACTCGCAAATTATCTTGAAAAGCATGAATCAGTAGCAAAAGTATATTACCCAGGATTAAAATCGCATGCTGATTACGAATTGGCAAAATCGCAAATGTCGGGATTTGGCGGAATGCTATCTTTTGAGTTAAAACCTGAGTATAATGTTTCTAAATTTTTCAAATCGCTCAAAATGATCAAACCTTCTATGAGTTTGGCTGGAGTGGAAAGTACGATGTTGAGTCCGACAAAAACTTCACATGCTTTATTAACGCCAGAAGAACGTGAAAAGCAAGGAATTGCAGACGGTTTAATTCGTTTCTCGGTTGGAATTGAAGATAAAAAAGATATTATTTCTGATATCAATCAAGCAATAAAAAAGTCAAAGAAGAAGTAA
- a CDS encoding glutathione peroxidase, with product MRVFILLFVLCAVSCTTKPSKENAGETASNQSNTTKNTSKKVMEKGSIHQFTVKDISGNDYKFADLKGKKVMIVNTASECGLTPQYEQLQEVYETYKNKNFTIVGFPANNFGAQEPGSDQEIAKFCKANYGVTFPMMSKISVKGDDMHKVYQFLTQKSKNGLQDSDVAWNFQKYLLNEKGELEKVISPQTLPNDESVLSWIDAK from the coding sequence ATGAGAGTTTTTATACTACTATTTGTGTTGTGTGCGGTAAGTTGCACAACAAAACCTTCCAAAGAAAACGCAGGAGAAACTGCTTCAAATCAAAGCAACACGACAAAAAATACATCTAAAAAAGTTATGGAAAAAGGATCAATTCATCAGTTTACAGTCAAAGATATTTCAGGAAATGATTATAAATTTGCCGATTTAAAAGGAAAAAAAGTAATGATCGTTAACACAGCTTCCGAATGCGGATTGACGCCACAATACGAACAATTGCAAGAAGTATACGAAACGTATAAAAATAAAAACTTTACGATTGTTGGTTTTCCAGCAAACAACTTTGGCGCGCAAGAACCTGGAAGCGATCAAGAAATTGCAAAATTTTGTAAAGCAAATTATGGAGTTACGTTTCCGATGATGAGTAAAATTTCTGTAAAAGGAGATGATATGCATAAAGTGTATCAATTCTTAACGCAAAAATCTAAAAATGGATTGCAAGATTCTGACGTTGCTTGGAACTTTCAAAAGTATTTATTGAACGAAAAAGGCGAATTGGAAAAAGTAATTTCTCCACAAACATTGCCAAATGACGAAAGTGTTCTTAGTTGGATTGATGCAAAATAA
- a CDS encoding CHAP domain-containing protein — translation MKRKLIIIIILLGFCIGMLKVSQHVNINPFRTVGEKLDSFHTISVYYNGAVNHVEKRNVSKDGYNLGLEFQCVEFVKRYYYEHLNHKMPDSYGHAKDFFNPTIKDGKRNTQRNLLQYKNGSISKPKTNDILVFQSSWYNSFGHVAIVTKVTENSVSIIQQNAGPFSKTRVSFDLIYENNRWKIQDEKIVGWLRKE, via the coding sequence ATGAAACGAAAACTAATTATAATAATTATTCTTTTAGGATTTTGTATTGGAATGTTGAAAGTATCACAACATGTAAATATCAATCCTTTTCGAACTGTCGGCGAAAAACTAGATTCATTTCATACTATTTCTGTTTATTATAATGGCGCTGTAAATCATGTGGAAAAACGAAATGTTTCCAAAGATGGTTATAATCTTGGATTAGAATTTCAATGTGTTGAATTTGTCAAACGATATTACTACGAACATTTAAACCATAAAATGCCAGATAGTTACGGACACGCGAAAGATTTCTTCAATCCAACTATAAAAGATGGAAAACGGAATACACAACGTAATTTGCTTCAATATAAAAACGGAAGTATTTCAAAACCAAAAACAAACGATATTTTAGTGTTTCAAAGTTCTTGGTATAATAGTTTCGGACATGTTGCCATTGTGACAAAAGTTACTGAAAATTCAGTTTCAATTATTCAACAAAATGCCGGTCCATTTAGCAAAACACGTGTTTCTTTTGATTTAATTTATGAAAATAATCGTTGGAAAATTCAAGATGAAAAAATTGTAGGTTGGTTGCGAAAAGAATAG
- a CDS encoding phospholipid scramblase-related protein yields MSSNFFDTNSYFIDEKVNYFKFENCYKVFNDKGNEIGSVNQKISTGQKLLRLILNKKMLPFKLEIKDSNDNIQATISRGWTFFMSTIKIDDSRGHTIGSIKQKFTLIKPTFKINDSSGQLISEINGDWKAWNFKINDSRKKEIGTISKKWNGAMKEIFTSADKYNVNINSDITDTTKKMAILSGAITIDMVLKESK; encoded by the coding sequence ATGAGTTCAAATTTTTTTGATACAAACAGTTATTTTATTGACGAAAAAGTTAATTATTTCAAGTTTGAAAATTGCTACAAGGTATTTAATGATAAAGGAAATGAAATAGGTTCTGTGAATCAAAAAATCTCTACAGGTCAAAAATTACTTAGACTTATATTGAACAAAAAAATGTTGCCTTTTAAACTAGAAATAAAGGATTCTAATGACAATATACAAGCAACAATTTCTAGAGGTTGGACGTTTTTTATGTCTACAATTAAAATAGATGATTCTAGAGGACATACGATTGGTTCTATAAAACAAAAGTTCACATTAATTAAACCTACTTTTAAAATTAATGATAGTTCAGGACAACTTATTTCTGAAATTAATGGAGATTGGAAAGCTTGGAACTTTAAAATAAACGATTCCCGCAAAAAAGAGATTGGAACAATTAGTAAAAAATGGAATGGAGCAATGAAAGAAATTTTTACATCTGCTGATAAATACAATGTAAATATAAATTCTGATATTACTGATACTACCAAGAAAATGGCAATTTTATCTGGCGCAATTACAATTGATATGGTTTTGAAAGAAAGTAAATAG
- a CDS encoding biotin/lipoyl-containing protein encodes MNKIIKTIFSRLFPSQEKRDRLKNDLKVNSNFRTSEELEQNNSKPQLEHDSKLKTGHVETLTTPDLGNQKGLVLTKWYYKTGDIVKHGDILCRIENENLEMEYESFCEGKLIWCCENNKKLTVGMEICKIEGI; translated from the coding sequence ATGAATAAAATAATTAAAACTATATTTAGTAGACTTTTCCCTTCTCAGGAGAAACGAGATCGTTTAAAAAATGATTTAAAAGTAAATTCCAATTTTCGTACTTCAGAAGAACTAGAGCAAAATAATTCAAAACCCCAATTGGAACACGATTCTAAACTAAAAACAGGACACGTGGAAACACTTACAACTCCTGACTTGGGGAATCAAAAAGGATTAGTATTAACCAAATGGTATTACAAAACTGGCGATATCGTAAAACATGGAGACATTCTTTGTAGAATTGAAAACGAAAACCTTGAAATGGAATATGAAAGCTTTTGTGAAGGAAAACTAATATGGTGCTGCGAAAATAATAAAAAACTCACTGTCGGAATGGAAATCTGTAAAATTGAAGGTATTTAA